In Bradyrhizobium guangdongense, the sequence TGCTGCCGTTCCTGCGGCAGGAGCCGGCCGAGCTGGTTCTCGTCAATCGAACGCTGCCGAAGGCCGTCGCATTGGCCGAAGAGTTTGCCGGCTGTGGCCCCCTGATCGTCAGCGGCTATGCCGAACTGGCCGATCTCACCGAGGGCTATGACGTCGTGGTCAACGCGACATCGGCCAGCCTGCGAGGTGAAATGCCGCCGCTTCCACGCAATGTCTTCCGCGGCGCGGAGCTGGCGTACGAGCTCGCCTACGGCAAGGGACTGACTCCCTTTCTGCAAGCGGGCCGCGCCGAAGGCGTCGCCAAGCTCGCCGACGGCGTCGGCATGCTGGTCGAGCAAGCAGCGGAAGCTTTTGCCTGGTGGCGCGGCGTTCGACCGAGCACGGCGGAGGTCATCGCCGAACTGACCGTTCCTTTGAGCTGACGCGCGATGTCGAACATGCATCCTAAGTCCAGCTTTCTCGTCGGGTTGATCGGCAGCGGCATCGCGGCGTCCCGCACCCCGCCTATGCACGAAGCGGCCGCTGACGCCGCCGGCATCCGCTATCTCTACAAGAAGATCGATCTGACCGAGCTGAAGCTCGGCGCCGAAGCGCTGCCGGAATTGCTCACGGCCGCAAAGCGGATGGGCTTCGACGGGTTGAACGTGACCC encodes:
- the aroE gene encoding shikimate dehydrogenase, whose amino-acid sequence is MSDRYAVIGNPIGFSKSPLIHGMFAKMTGQDLVYEAIETPLDGFSDRVDQFRTEGAKGLNITAPFKLDAFEYANELSESADRAGAANCLKFVGDRIIAENFDGIGLVRDITVNLGVKLAGRRVLMLGAGGAARGALLPFLRQEPAELVLVNRTLPKAVALAEEFAGCGPLIVSGYAELADLTEGYDVVVNATSASLRGEMPPLPRNVFRGAELAYELAYGKGLTPFLQAGRAEGVAKLADGVGMLVEQAAEAFAWWRGVRPSTAEVIAELTVPLS